The Arachis ipaensis cultivar K30076 chromosome B10, Araip1.1, whole genome shotgun sequence DNA window AGAAATCTATTTTTCTAAGTGATATTTGATtgagaagtaaaaataaaatgagaatttttatgaatttattttGTATGTAATTTTATCTATTAAATTTAGGACAAGTTACATAATTAAAATGAATtggtttagaatttatctaattGCAACTTTTTGGAGGACATGTTTGCAATTTCTTTTACTCTTTGTAAACCGCTACTACCTGCAGCGATTTTAATTTAAACGTAATCCGCTACAGACTAGCGCGGATTACATAGAAAAAGATGTTGAGTATTGGTATGCGCGTAATGGGAGGCTCTAGTGGTCTATGTAAATCTGGTTTCTTtataaatacaaaagcaaggCAATTGAAAAGAAGTGGAGATATTCAGAGATCCAATTAatagaacataaattaaaatactatttttgacaatTTAAGGTAAAAAGAGGATTTACTAAATAGATAAAAATTGTATTAGATGCAAATAGGGGTCAATGTGAATCAAATcatcaaaattttgatttaatcTACGCTAAAATCATCGGATCAGATCCATTATCTACGGTTTTTTTAGTTTGGATCTGATCCACACATTTGTAACTCGGATAtatttacaaaatataaaatattttaaaaaatttatttttattaaaaaattaataaaatttctttttttttcatttttttaactcctaaaatattattaaatatactttttttaaataataaaaataaaataatacaacatatgtgataattattagttaaaataaaacataaaaagaatatttacctATTTATTTATATTCTGTGGATTCTTAGAATATACAAAAATTTACCTGAAATTCACAATTTGATCGTATGAATGTGCGAATGAGATCTGATCTCATATTAATATACACACAGATAAAAATAAAGTCAAACAGATTAGGTAAAAAAAGAAGTATTGTATAATAGTGATATATTTGTGCATGTCTTTTgcgataaaaaaaatttacaaataaatgaaatataaaataatttgcttaaatattttataataattttattattattttttttaaaatatacatATTTAGTGTAAAATGATAAANNNNNNNNNNNNNNNNNNNNNNNNNNNNNNNNNNNNNNNNNNNNNNNNNNNNNNNNNNNNNNNATACCAATATATGTCACATGTAgtgtgcatatatatataataattaactaattttaatagtgATAAGTTGATTTAAAATAGAATTAGTCAATTTAATCTTACTATTTATATTTATAGTGGAAGAAGATCCAAATGTCAATTCCGTCACATCTAGAGATTATCAAAAATTTTACACATTAGAATCTACCTGAGAATAACCAGCTTCACGTAAACTGTTAGAGTCTCCCACAGATTGTACATACCAATGTTTTTTCATAAACCGCTATAGCTAGTAGCGATTTCTGCTTAACACATTCTCTTACATAATTCGTCCTAACATATAGCGGATTACGTTCAAGTTAAACCCCTATAGTCAATAGCAATTtatatagaataaaaaaaattgcaaacATCTCTTAGATTTCAAAAAGTTGCAATTGGATAAATTTCAAATCAATTCATTTTAATTATGTAACTTGTCCTTAAATTTATTCATGAAACAAATTATATGCCATTCCAAAGCAAATGTTCAAAATCCATCAAGATATTAAATAAGATTTGCAAAACCAAAGTACCAATAAGCTCTCGTAGCTCAGTTGGTTAGAGCACCCGTTTAGTAAGTGGGAGGTTTTGAGTTCGACTCTCAACAAGAGTAATTTTTCCTATCTTTGGTCTATGATGGATTCAATATTTGTTATTTAGGTATACCTTTTTGCTTTTTTAGATTTATTCTGAATGGCAACTTGCTTTGGCTTCCTTggcttaataaattttttatctttataaCACAAGAATAATTTGTATACACAAGTGAAACTCAACTGTTCTAAATGTTCCACTAATTAACATTAATGGTTTGTTGCAAAAATGATAAGAGTAAAAGCAACAGCCATGGTTACCATTACAAATTTATggcatcaaattttcaaaatacaTAATATCATTCAATACAAAGTTGAATTTGCCCAGACGACAATGAAAAACTTCAAGAAAATATCCTAAGGCTCAAATACAGGGTAAATCTTTTCCAATACTCAAATGTACAGAGAAAATGCAAGTTTGATATATACAATGTGCTCATACTTGCAAATAACTAGGTCTGCATTGATCAAGTCCTCTTTTCGCCCAATAAATGTCACACCCAATAGATGATAATCTGACTTGGGGGGATGAAGAAATGTGGTCTCATTTAACATGTAACTGGGTCTATACTTTCCAAGTTTTCAAATCTTAACAGATTCATTAAAACTTGCAAAGCGAGGACATCGTAACCATCTGTCTGTCACTTCCTATCTGGAGCACCTGTGGAATCTCAAGATTCTTCACAACCCCATAACCATCCTCCTACCCAAACTCCAGTAGATGCAAACTTTAGCATAAATGGCAATGCTTGTTCCTACATCTAGAAAATAAGCAGATAGGTATCAATATTTCATTTTCTAGTATAAACCAATTCTATATTTATCTGCAATACAAATGTTTATAAAGCTCCTTGATAGTACATGCTTCTGAACCTGCACAAGTTACATTAAACTCAAACAGCCAGCAATTAATCAGAGGATGTAAAGAAAAGATAATAGAATGATAATTTTAAAAATGTAAGCTATTTCATCTCTTGTGAGTCTGCAAAAGTAGGAAGACATTCAGGAAGGAAAAAAAAGAATAGTGTTTTTCACATACTTCATACTTGACTATTTTGAGCATATAAGGAACCTTACCTGCATTGATCAAGGTTATCAAAATAACCCTGATTAGAATTATCAGCCTAATGGACATGACTGCCAATGGTGCACTATTCTAATGGAATTAAGATAAATAAGATCTAAAATAAAATAGTGCAACTCACAGCAGTAGTATTAGTAATTAACACACCAACTCTTGGAAAGTTATGCATTGCAATTAGATATTTGCTAGAAACTACAAAACAGCCAGCTAGAAAAGGGTTACAGTTAAGAAAATTGATGAATGCTGATACATAGTACATCATTTCAGGTCCTAAATCAAATCCAGGCATCATAAAGTCTGAGTTTCATCTTGTAGCTAAATGTCTGCTTCCCAACAAGGTGAGCAAGAAACTAAAGTCATCTGAATACTAAACAGTCAAGCTACTTTTAAGTGCCACATTACATTATTACTGGAAATATAAGGAGTTCTCAAAGTAGATGGACATACATGTTGTCCACCAATAGGTAGTCCATTTATTCAAGTGCTGTTATTGATACTCATCTGATagtaaaagggaaaaagaaaaaaagatccaAAAAAGAAGGAAATATATATCTAGCTCATATCCATGCCATCTCCAACTTGGCTGCAGATAGGACTGACAGCAGAAAAAGATCTCTCGAAAGGAGAAGTATGGAATTGTGTATCTCGTCTACGCTTAAAACCACAGCCATCAGAAGATGAATTTTCTGCATCGAGCTTTCTTCGAACACCCCTCACTGCTTGTTCCTCTGCTGGTGTAAGGGGGAAAATTTGACCACTTGCTCTACAAAGCGAGCTGTGGTTATCATACAAAATTCTCTGGTTACAGTTTTTATCACAGATGTGAGTTAGCCCTGTTAGCCTGCAGCGATACATGTTCCCGCAAACATTTTCGTTTTCACATTTCCAGTCGCACTTATGCACAGGATTTGGTCCATCACGGCCCAAAATACTCGACATATAAATAACATTTGCAGGAGCTGCAACCATAGATTTGCCATATACCTCCATTCCTTTAGTGGAAATAACCTCTTAAGAACTCTTCCACACTTCAACTTCAATGCCTTGCCCAAATCCTCTGCAGGTCACACAGCCACCACAACAACACAGATTTCAGTCATACTCAAGTGGGAAAGATACCTAAGGATTTACACTTTCCAATAAGTAACCTTTAATTATCCCGTTTAGTGATTTCACTTAACCTTTTCTTCTACAAGGACTTTCAATAATCTATTATTCCTATTCTTCTACATTTGAAAAATAATGGAATTCAACTCAAAGTCCTATCACCTATCACAATAGAAAGATCGAGTTTCAAAAACAGAACGGATTATTATAAAACCTAAATCTAGAATCCGACTTTAGTAATTATTGTTTAATTAGATCATTAGATgacaaataatattaaaatggaGAGCtttcataattaattaattatatacgGAGAAGACAGATCTAAACCGTGAAAATGTTGAAATCCTAAACAATGGATAACACGGTAATTAGCACGCGCTCTATTAAGAATCCAACATGCCATCACCTTCAAAACCAAACAATTCAGCACCCGCTAATACAAGCGTATATTAATCTTACTTTCTCGTTCTAACAAATGCATGCTGCATGCTTAATTATTACACCATAACAATAACGCGCATGGAAATAACATGAATTAAATTAATTGCACCAACCTAatcacagagagagggagagaaagagagagagagaaagagagcagAGGAAAATTTCACTCACATGCTCTTTCTTCAGCTATAGAGTCTTCTTCCTCTTTAGTGCCTATAAAGAACAAAGAACAAACCTAAAATCTCACTCACGCTCTCGGAAGAACCTAAgctaataaagaaagaaagaaagaaagaaagaacgttAAATTAGATAAATGGAAGAAGCGGAAGACTTGTGGGATTACATTTATAGAAACTTGGCGTTGAATAAATGCTCGTAGCTCATTCCGCTTACCTTTACACTTGTGGGGTTGACGCTTCCCATATACGACAAAACTCACGCTAAAATAAAATCCCAAATGCACGTTACTATGATAAATGAAAGATGGACCCAAATGTAATTTTACTTCCTTCAGTGGTCACCTACCACTACAATTTATTTCTGGATAACCTTGCGGAACGTTGGTTTCGCATCGCATTAAACCCATcttcattttaaaattattatttttatttgaataaagaATATAGAAATCAATCTGTTAAAAT harbors:
- the LOC107623279 gene encoding uncharacterized protein LOC107623279, with amino-acid sequence MEVYGKSMVAAPANVIYMSSILGRDGPNPVHKCDWKCENENVCGNMYRCRLTGLTHICDKNCNQRILYDNHSSLCRASGQIFPLTPAEEQAVRGVRRKLDAENSSSDGCGFKRRRDTQFHTSPFERSFSAVSPICSQVGDGMDMS